In Marinitoga sp. 38H-ov, one DNA window encodes the following:
- a CDS encoding amidase family protein — protein MDLMNLTIKKVNEYFEKRLSSVELVEFYLERISKYKYLNAILEINPDALFIARQMDIERKSSNVRSKLHGVPIIIKGNIDTFDKMQTTAGAKSLEGNYAKEDAFLVKKLRKSGAIILAKANLTEFANFVSFNMPNGYSTLGGQTKNPYGDFDTGGSSSGSAVAVAADLCLAAIGTETSGSILSPASSNFCVGLKPTTGTISRSGIIPISYTQDTAGPIARTVEDVYEIYKVLIGYDDKDPASYLSKEYNADLEKLDNFNGLKFGVSKNHLNWLSEDQKNIFYESLERVKKLGGEIIEFEFEHLDKINNINVLYYEFKHGINNYLKDKNLKVKTLNDIIKFNIHNREAIKYGQNILIKSDGTNLKDKEYIESLINDRKYSRKFGIDKVMEEYDLFALIFPANYGAGISAKSGYPSVTVPAGYTKDGPFGITFTAKALEEGKILSLAKCFEERYPIREIPEI, from the coding sequence ATGGATTTAATGAATTTAACAATTAAAAAAGTAAATGAATATTTTGAAAAAAGATTATCTTCTGTTGAATTGGTTGAGTTTTATTTAGAAAGAATATCTAAATATAAATATTTGAATGCAATTTTAGAAATTAATCCTGATGCACTTTTTATTGCAAGACAAATGGATATTGAAAGGAAAAGTAGTAATGTTAGAAGTAAATTACATGGTGTTCCTATTATAATTAAAGGAAATATAGATACTTTTGATAAAATGCAAACAACTGCTGGAGCAAAGTCATTAGAGGGAAATTATGCAAAAGAAGATGCCTTTTTAGTAAAAAAATTAAGAAAATCTGGAGCTATTATATTAGCAAAAGCAAACTTAACTGAATTTGCTAATTTTGTATCTTTTAATATGCCCAACGGATATAGTACATTAGGTGGACAGACAAAAAATCCATATGGTGATTTTGATACAGGTGGGTCAAGTTCAGGTTCGGCAGTAGCTGTTGCTGCAGATTTGTGTTTAGCTGCAATTGGAACAGAAACATCTGGTTCTATTTTATCTCCTGCAAGCTCAAATTTTTGTGTTGGCCTAAAACCAACAACTGGAACAATTAGTAGAAGTGGTATAATTCCAATATCTTATACTCAAGATACTGCTGGACCAATTGCTAGAACAGTTGAAGATGTATATGAAATATATAAAGTTTTAATTGGATATGATGATAAAGATCCTGCATCTTATTTATCAAAAGAATATAATGCAGATTTAGAAAAATTGGATAATTTTAATGGATTAAAATTTGGAGTGTCAAAAAATCATTTAAATTGGTTATCAGAAGATCAGAAAAATATATTTTATGAATCATTAGAAAGAGTGAAAAAACTTGGAGGAGAAATAATAGAATTTGAATTTGAGCATTTAGATAAAATAAATAATATTAATGTATTGTATTATGAGTTTAAGCATGGTATTAATAATTATTTGAAAGACAAAAATTTAAAAGTTAAAACATTAAATGATATTATTAAATTCAATATTCATAATAGAGAAGCAATAAAATATGGTCAAAATATATTGATAAAATCTGATGGAACCAATTTAAAAGATAAAGAATATATTGAAAGTTTAATTAATGATAGAAAATATTCTAGGAAATTCGGTATTGATAAGGTTATGGAAGAATATGACTTATTTGCATTAATATTCCCAGCAAATTATGGAGCTGGAATATCAGCAAAATCTGGATATCCATCTGTAACAGTTCCTGCAGGTTATACTAAAGATGGTCCTTTTGGAATAACTTTTACAGCTAAAGCATTAGAAGAGGGGAAAATATTATCATTAGCAAAATGTTTTGAAGAAAGATATCCAATAAGAGAAATTCCAGAAATTTAA
- a CDS encoding response regulator transcription factor, whose amino-acid sequence MKILIIEDEESIRDLIRMNLILENFDVITAENGNDGIELFKKENPELVILDLMLPDKDGFEVLKELQSMNYKIPIIILTAKNNQNDKLLGLELGADDYITKPFDSKELILRIRNIIRRMKKSNITLNKNIVGSMYLDKNTRKFFVNDKEVYLTKNEFELMELLINNHKQVLSRDVLLEKIWGYDENIDTRALDMTIQRLRKKMGECGKYIKSIYGIGYILEVPDEE is encoded by the coding sequence ATGAAAATATTAATTATTGAAGATGAAGAAAGTATTAGAGATTTAATTAGAATGAATTTAATATTAGAAAACTTTGATGTCATTACTGCTGAAAATGGTAATGATGGCATAGAATTATTCAAAAAAGAAAACCCAGAACTAGTTATTTTAGATTTAATGTTGCCAGATAAAGATGGATTTGAAGTTTTAAAGGAATTACAGAGTATGAATTATAAAATTCCAATAATTATTTTAACTGCAAAAAATAATCAAAATGATAAATTATTGGGTTTAGAACTAGGTGCAGATGATTATATTACAAAACCATTTGATAGTAAGGAATTAATTTTAAGAATTAGAAATATAATTAGAAGAATGAAAAAATCTAATATAACTTTAAATAAAAATATTGTTGGTTCAATGTATTTAGATAAAAACACTAGGAAATTTTTTGTTAATGATAAAGAAGTGTATTTGACTAAAAACGAATTTGAATTAATGGAACTATTAATAAATAATCACAAACAAGTATTATCTAGAGATGTTTTATTGGAAAAAATATGGGGATATGACGAAAATATAGATACAAGAGCTTTGGATATGACAATTCAAAGATTAAGGAAAAAAATGGGAGAATGTGGTAAATATATAAAATCAATATATGGAATAGGGTATATATTAGAGGTGCCCGATGAAGAATAA
- a CDS encoding HAMP domain-containing sensor histidine kinase → MKNNIRNEILILNISTTLILLILIFFITLNSFQKNILNNTLKKMTEYSQESQIYFMNVLKGYKYENIFEELERMSPFISDYLSQKYNLHIEIYDIRKNILANTNPKTKYYVYQDIHYAINSMKNYILKKDNNKIILFFSSPIFFQNSVIGAIRFIYPMDNEYQLIYNVRNTLLIIGIISILLIIILNYILSNSIIIPINKLKKETEIISKGNFTNRINIKSNDDINSLVNSFNIMIDKIEHYIKSLKEEKERQKVFIDNMTHEFKTPITSILGHVELLRRLKSEKDKEVSIKHIINEGNRLLKLVEELLYLSKINKNSFKFEYGEYNIKNLVDECLSILKPRLEKFNIEIYTNIQSKTLFFDYEKIKEVVLNILDNAIKHSKCTELHIYSEISENYYFLVIEDNGIGIENTNDIFKPFFSAKGRKNNGLGLCISQEIVKNHNGEILVESEINKGSKFIIKLYEGEKI, encoded by the coding sequence ATGAAGAATAATATTAGAAACGAAATTCTAATATTAAATATTTCAACCACATTAATTCTACTTATATTGATTTTCTTTATTACCTTAAACTCTTTTCAAAAAAATATATTAAATAATACTTTAAAAAAAATGACTGAATATAGCCAAGAAAGTCAAATATATTTTATGAATGTTTTAAAAGGGTATAAATACGAAAATATTTTTGAAGAACTAGAAAGAATGTCTCCTTTTATTTCAGATTATTTATCACAAAAATATAATTTACATATTGAAATATATGATATAAGAAAGAATATTTTAGCAAATACTAATCCTAAAACAAAATATTATGTATATCAAGATATTCATTATGCAATAAATAGTATGAAAAATTATATTTTAAAAAAGGATAATAATAAGATCATACTATTTTTCTCAAGTCCTATATTTTTTCAAAATAGCGTAATAGGAGCAATTCGGTTTATATATCCTATGGACAATGAATATCAATTAATATATAATGTTAGAAACACTTTATTAATAATAGGAATAATATCAATATTATTAATCATTATTTTAAATTACATATTATCTAATTCAATAATTATACCTATAAACAAATTAAAAAAAGAAACTGAAATTATTTCTAAAGGGAATTTCACTAATAGAATAAATATAAAAAGTAATGACGATATAAATTCTTTAGTAAACTCATTTAATATAATGATTGATAAAATAGAACATTATATTAAATCTTTAAAAGAGGAAAAAGAAAGACAAAAAGTTTTTATTGACAATATGACTCATGAATTTAAAACTCCTATTACCTCTATTTTAGGGCATGTTGAATTATTGAGAAGGTTAAAATCTGAAAAGGATAAAGAAGTATCTATAAAACATATAATCAATGAAGGTAATAGATTATTAAAATTAGTAGAAGAGTTATTGTATTTATCTAAAATAAACAAAAACTCTTTTAAATTTGAGTATGGAGAATACAATATTAAAAATTTAGTTGATGAATGTTTGAGTATTTTAAAACCACGTCTAGAAAAATTTAATATTGAAATATATACTAATATACAATCAAAAACATTATTTTTTGATTATGAGAAAATAAAAGAAGTAGTTTTAAATATTTTAGATAATGCTATAAAACATAGTAAATGTACTGAATTGCATATTTATTCAGAAATATCAGAAAATTATTATTTTTTAGTGATAGAAGATAACGGAATAGGTATAGAAAATACTAATGATATATTTAAACCATTTTTCTCAGCTAAAGGGAGAAAAAATAATGGTTTAGGATTATGTATATCTCAAGAAATTGTTAAAAATCATAATGGAGAGATATTGGTAGAATCTGAAATAAATAAAGGCTCTAAATTTATTATCAAACTATATGAAGGAGAAAAAATATGA
- a CDS encoding DUF3919 family protein, producing MIKDRLKIYLIILILFSAGLILVGIYLNNKDYNKVFFIKDNEELMKKYTSSTPVKIEVMANYLPTYVLSNPAEIIDIWKKIIDLPKYNVISTNSSKPLIYGYIYFLDGMKTHYEISNDLIINNLTYGSGNDEEIIYVKEKLMKKIFSLENISKALINQNNKIIIFNQNNGVHLKESNMINNLYNILQKSTFINSPEEIGRILASEILYTIKILSDDVEFIAINVFDENYFSVYYLNNFLYLQRGDILPFLRTSF from the coding sequence ATGATAAAAGATAGATTGAAAATATATTTAATTATTTTAATATTATTTTCGGCTGGTTTGATATTAGTTGGAATATATTTGAATAATAAAGACTACAATAAGGTATTTTTTATTAAAGATAATGAAGAATTAATGAAAAAATATACATCTTCAACACCTGTTAAAATAGAAGTCATGGCAAATTATTTACCTACATACGTTTTAAGTAATCCAGCAGAAATAATTGATATTTGGAAAAAAATAATTGATTTACCTAAATATAATGTTATTTCAACTAATTCTAGTAAACCATTAATATATGGATATATATATTTTCTTGATGGTATGAAAACTCATTATGAAATTTCAAATGATTTAATTATAAATAATTTAACATACGGATCTGGTAATGATGAAGAAATAATATATGTTAAAGAAAAACTAATGAAAAAAATATTTTCACTAGAAAATATATCTAAAGCTTTAATAAATCAAAATAATAAAATAATTATTTTTAACCAAAATAATGGAGTACATTTAAAAGAATCCAATATGATAAATAATTTATATAATATCTTACAAAAATCAACTTTCATAAATTCTCCAGAGGAAATTGGAAGGATTTTAGCGAGTGAAATTCTATATACAATAAAAATACTAAGTGATGATGTAGAATTTATAGCAATAAATGTATTTGATGAAAACTATTTTTCTGTATATTATTTAAACAACTTCTTATACCTTCAAAGAGGAGACATCTTACCTTTTTTAAGAACTTCATTTTAA
- a CDS encoding ABC transporter substrate-binding protein, translating to MKKILLISLMLLALVISFSELIIYSSVDEANARKILNAFSKETGIQVKYVFLSSGPALARLEAEKGNPQADVWFGAPMPNHIIAKKNGLTESYKTTSVYGISPNFYDIDGFYHAFYMNPLGVGVNLKVLEQLKVDMPKSWMDLLKPEYKNMIQYPSPQTSGTAYAFMIGLLNIYGEDGAFDYLKKLAKNVQAYTQSGTGPSKAVGPGQAGIGIQFTPAFFQFKEQGYPVEVVFPVEGVPYESACVSIVKGAKNKYEAKVLVDWLLSKKGQQVIVDEKTFFYPVRSDVDFGTLQPLSTIKLITVDENWAAQNKKRLVDRWIKEVLPVK from the coding sequence ATGAAAAAGATTTTGTTAATTTCATTGATGTTATTGGCATTAGTTATTTCATTTTCAGAATTGATTATTTATAGTAGTGTTGATGAAGCAAACGCAAGAAAAATTTTAAATGCTTTTTCAAAAGAAACAGGTATTCAAGTAAAATACGTTTTCTTATCTTCTGGACCAGCTTTAGCTAGATTAGAAGCTGAAAAAGGCAACCCTCAAGCAGATGTATGGTTTGGAGCTCCTATGCCAAATCATATTATAGCAAAAAAAAATGGTTTAACTGAGTCATATAAAACAACTAGTGTATATGGTATTTCTCCTAATTTCTATGATATAGATGGTTTTTATCATGCTTTCTATATGAATCCATTAGGTGTAGGTGTTAACTTAAAAGTTTTAGAACAACTTAAAGTTGATATGCCAAAAAGTTGGATGGATTTATTAAAACCAGAATATAAAAATATGATTCAATATCCAAGCCCACAAACTTCAGGTACTGCATATGCATTTATGATAGGATTATTAAATATATATGGCGAAGATGGAGCTTTTGATTACTTAAAAAAATTAGCTAAAAATGTACAAGCATATACACAAAGTGGTACAGGACCATCAAAAGCAGTTGGGCCTGGTCAAGCTGGAATAGGTATTCAATTTACTCCTGCATTTTTCCAATTTAAAGAACAAGGATATCCTGTAGAAGTAGTATTTCCTGTAGAAGGCGTTCCATACGAATCAGCATGTGTTTCTATTGTAAAAGGTGCAAAGAACAAATATGAAGCAAAAGTATTAGTTGATTGGTTATTATCTAAAAAAGGACAACAAGTAATTGTTGATGAAAAGACATTCTTCTATCCAGTAAGATCAGATGTTGATTTTGGGACATTACAACCATTATCAACAATTAAATTAATTACTGTTGATGAAAATTGGGCAGCTCAAAATAAAAAGAGATTAGTTGATAGATGGATAAAAGAAGTTTTACCAGTTAAATAA
- a CDS encoding iron ABC transporter permease: MEISNKEFSNKFKKLLKTPSLLILLILIFISLFIFIIFPLYKVFLISFTNSENKFSLDVYKEILSNDYMKQGFKNSILIATLTAVIGTFVGFLYAYTLNRANIPFKSFFRTIAIIPMVFPPFIGAMSIIMLFGFNGLLTAKLFGIRSFPIYGLWGLMIAQVITFFPVAFITLDGVISTISPTLEDAAFNLKASRWQVFTKIILPLSVPGIASTMLVLFIESLADFGNPLILAGSRFPVLSVQAYLQITGMFNLKSGAALAVWLLLPSLIAFIIQKYWIGKKKYITITGKPNTSQLKSVNKFAKWFLFSLVLIISLFILLIYVIIFWGAFTKLWGMNNEFTLENFKYVFDVGKEAIKDTLTIALTSTPASAVLGMIIAFLIVRKTFPGKKTLEFVSLLNFSVPGTVVGIGYILAFNEKPLLLTGTFAILVLNFIFRYIPVGIQSGIALLNQIDPAIEEAAYTLGADDKTVFSKITLPLIVPAFFSALVYSFVRAMTAISAAIFLVSANWNLMTVQILSQTDSGRLSEACAFSVVLIILILAFVFILKIFLKNKISLVNNNYDSE, encoded by the coding sequence ATGGAGATATCAAATAAAGAATTTTCTAATAAATTTAAAAAATTATTGAAAACCCCATCCTTATTAATACTCCTCATATTAATATTTATTTCCTTATTTATATTTATTATTTTTCCATTATACAAAGTATTTTTAATTAGTTTTACAAATTCAGAGAATAAATTTTCTTTAGATGTCTATAAGGAAATATTGTCAAATGATTATATGAAACAAGGATTCAAAAATAGTATTTTAATAGCTACATTAACAGCTGTTATAGGTACTTTTGTAGGCTTTTTATACGCATATACATTAAATAGAGCAAATATACCATTTAAAAGTTTTTTTAGAACAATTGCAATAATTCCAATGGTTTTCCCTCCGTTTATAGGTGCTATGTCTATAATAATGTTATTTGGATTTAATGGTCTTCTTACAGCAAAATTATTTGGTATAAGAAGTTTTCCTATATATGGACTATGGGGATTAATGATCGCTCAAGTAATAACTTTTTTCCCAGTAGCTTTTATTACTTTAGATGGAGTAATATCAACAATATCTCCAACGCTTGAAGATGCTGCTTTTAATTTAAAAGCTTCAAGGTGGCAGGTGTTTACAAAAATTATACTGCCATTATCTGTACCGGGTATTGCTAGCACAATGTTAGTTTTATTTATTGAATCTCTAGCAGATTTTGGTAATCCATTGATTTTAGCAGGCTCTAGATTTCCAGTTTTATCTGTACAAGCATACTTGCAAATAACAGGTATGTTTAATTTAAAAAGTGGTGCAGCTTTAGCTGTTTGGTTATTATTACCTTCATTGATAGCTTTTATTATTCAAAAATATTGGATTGGAAAGAAAAAATATATTACCATTACTGGTAAGCCTAATACATCTCAATTGAAAAGCGTTAATAAATTTGCAAAATGGTTTTTATTTTCTTTGGTATTAATAATTTCCCTATTTATATTATTAATATATGTAATTATATTCTGGGGAGCATTTACCAAACTATGGGGAATGAATAATGAATTTACATTAGAAAACTTTAAATATGTTTTTGATGTTGGAAAAGAAGCTATAAAAGATACATTGACAATTGCATTAACATCAACTCCAGCATCTGCAGTTTTAGGTATGATTATAGCATTTTTAATTGTAAGAAAGACTTTTCCTGGTAAAAAAACACTTGAATTTGTATCGTTGTTAAATTTTTCTGTTCCTGGAACTGTAGTAGGTATAGGATATATTTTAGCATTTAATGAAAAGCCCTTGTTATTAACAGGAACTTTTGCAATATTGGTATTAAATTTTATTTTTAGATATATACCTGTAGGTATTCAAAGTGGAATAGCATTACTAAATCAAATTGACCCTGCCATTGAAGAAGCGGCATATACATTAGGCGCTGATGATAAGACTGTATTTAGTAAAATTACTTTACCATTAATAGTTCCGGCCTTTTTTTCTGCTTTAGTATATTCTTTTGTTAGAGCTATGACGGCTATTAGTGCTGCTATATTCTTAGTATCTGCTAATTGGAATTTAATGACAGTACAGATTTTAAGTCAGACAGATTCAGGGAGATTATCAGAAGCATGTGCCTTTTCTGTTGTTTTAATAATATTAATATTAGCTTTTGTATTTATTTTAAAAATATTCTTGAAAAATAAAATATCTTTAGTAAATAATAATTACGATTCTGAATAG
- a CDS encoding ABC transporter ATP-binding protein yields the protein MSLQLKNIYKIFKSENTDTVAVKDFSLNIEKGKLVTFLGPSGCGKTTTLRMIAGFETPTNGQILLEGKDITNDPPNKRDISMMFQSYALFPHMTIKENIEFGLKLKKIPKNFIEEKVRKIISLTGLEGMENRRPDQISGGQQQRVALARSLVMEPKVLLFDEPLSNLDAKLRESMRTEIRRIQKELNITSVYVTHDQIEAMSISDIIVVMNKGEIMQVGTPFEIYAKPQNKFVADFIGRVNFIEGKVVEINEENITIFNEELNSKFYGKSNMDMKLNDEVLLVVRPESLGYNEKKNCISGIIEKTAFLGSHVEYEVRLNNNYLINGVMYNPIENRIPNQGENIKLYFSEKASWIIKK from the coding sequence ATGAGTTTGCAACTAAAAAATATATATAAAATTTTTAAAAGTGAAAACACAGATACAGTAGCGGTAAAAGATTTTTCTTTAAATATTGAAAAAGGTAAATTAGTTACATTTTTAGGCCCTTCGGGTTGTGGGAAAACTACAACGCTTAGAATGATAGCAGGATTTGAAACTCCAACAAATGGACAAATATTATTGGAAGGAAAAGATATTACTAATGATCCTCCTAATAAACGTGATATATCTATGATGTTTCAAAGTTATGCATTATTTCCACATATGACTATTAAGGAAAATATAGAATTTGGATTGAAATTGAAAAAAATACCAAAAAATTTTATTGAAGAAAAGGTAAGAAAAATAATTAGTTTAACTGGATTAGAAGGAATGGAAAATAGAAGGCCAGATCAAATTTCTGGTGGGCAGCAACAAAGAGTTGCTTTAGCAAGAAGTTTGGTAATGGAACCTAAAGTGTTATTATTTGATGAACCTTTATCTAATTTAGATGCAAAATTGAGAGAATCTATGAGAACAGAAATTAGAAGAATTCAAAAAGAGTTAAATATAACAAGTGTTTATGTAACCCATGATCAAATAGAAGCAATGAGTATTTCAGATATTATTGTAGTAATGAATAAAGGTGAAATAATGCAAGTAGGAACACCATTTGAAATATATGCAAAACCACAGAATAAGTTTGTAGCAGATTTTATTGGTAGAGTTAATTTTATTGAAGGAAAAGTTGTAGAAATAAATGAAGAGAATATTACTATTTTTAATGAAGAACTAAATAGTAAATTTTATGGAAAAAGCAATATGGATATGAAATTGAATGATGAAGTTTTACTTGTAGTTAGGCCAGAATCTCTTGGATATAATGAAAAGAAAAATTGCATTTCTGGGATTATTGAAAAAACAGCATTTTTAGGATCTCATGTTGAATATGAAGTGAGGTTAAATAATAATTATCTAATTAATGGAGTTATGTATAATCCTATAGAAAATAGAATACCTAATCAAGGTGAAAACATTAAATTGTATTTTAGTGAAAAAGCTTCTTGGATTATTAAAAAATAA
- a CDS encoding ABC transporter substrate-binding protein yields the protein MKKLAFLVTLLLIGIFAFSAGEVVKAYTTLEEPLAKELFDRFEQETGIKVEWVRLSTGETVARLEAERENPQASIWVGGVGLGHVEAKQKGLTTPYKSPLAANTPAQFRDPENYWIGLYVGVLAFATNEDRAKELGLEAPKGWFDIIDSKYAGLVRVANPNTSGTAYNVITTVLHMFHEDEELTFTFLHQLDESIDQYTKSGSAGGKQAAIGEIPFAIGYAHDMFKLIANGAPLKVTVPMEGTGYELASMSLVKNGPNPVNAKKLYNWMLQREAQEMISKWFVLPVSKIAPKDKAPLNIEELRIVNQDFVWDAANRERLVERWNKEIGAR from the coding sequence ATGAAAAAGTTGGCATTTTTAGTAACATTGTTGTTGATAGGTATTTTTGCATTTTCAGCAGGTGAGGTTGTAAAGGCATATACAACATTAGAAGAACCACTTGCAAAAGAATTATTTGATAGATTTGAACAAGAAACAGGAATTAAAGTAGAATGGGTAAGATTATCAACAGGTGAAACAGTTGCTAGATTAGAAGCAGAAAGAGAAAATCCACAAGCTTCTATTTGGGTTGGAGGCGTTGGTTTAGGTCATGTTGAAGCAAAACAAAAAGGATTAACAACTCCATATAAATCACCTTTAGCAGCAAATACTCCTGCACAATTTAGAGATCCAGAAAACTATTGGATTGGATTATATGTTGGCGTTTTAGCATTTGCAACAAATGAAGATAGAGCAAAAGAATTAGGTTTAGAAGCACCAAAAGGTTGGTTTGATATTATTGATTCAAAATATGCAGGTTTAGTAAGAGTTGCAAATCCAAATACTTCAGGTACTGCATATAATGTTATCACAACAGTTCTTCACATGTTCCATGAAGATGAAGAATTAACATTTACGTTCTTACATCAATTAGATGAAAGTATAGACCAATATACTAAATCAGGTTCTGCTGGTGGGAAACAAGCTGCTATAGGAGAAATTCCTTTTGCTATAGGGTACGCACATGATATGTTCAAATTAATTGCAAATGGAGCACCTTTGAAAGTTACAGTTCCCATGGAAGGTACAGGATATGAATTAGCCTCAATGTCATTAGTAAAAAATGGTCCAAATCCTGTTAATGCAAAAAAATTATACAATTGGATGTTACAAAGAGAAGCTCAAGAAATGATTTCAAAATGGTTTGTATTACCTGTGTCAAAAATTGCTCCTAAAGATAAAGCACCATTAAATATTGAAGAATTAAGAATAGTTAATCAAGATTTCGTTTGGGATGCAGCTAATAGAGAAAGATTAGTTGAAAGATGGAATAAAGAAATAGGTGCAAGATAA